From a region of the Anomalospiza imberbis isolate Cuckoo-Finch-1a 21T00152 chromosome 3, ASM3175350v1, whole genome shotgun sequence genome:
- the FBXO5 gene encoding F-box only protein 5, whose product MKSNLNRSCKMKRDFDCTSLRAGFAPLKCAAEKARLEKSYPLNYEECFCKSSAEEHQKMLLSDSYHAATRNLDIEDGERPIHNKENNQVIQRLDEGICEMEAMESSKLHEDSGYSSMLSTHYADVIEHEDSLPLAGNLCGTPKHCLMKNQNQEQFSKKTLLPVIHYEEVICSTLKKSGKRNLKSWTAVDRIVSRGKFELCNLIGKKMGLDRIDILAELFQKNLKHILANILRHLSEMDLVNFAKVSTTWQKILQEDKWIFQMYSRAVKNLSNVTKAPEHAATREYVLYRVSLASIQKATPPKYLNKKSTRSKASRNHSRLTEFSEAARNLKNTESLKACHRCGSPAKYDSYLQRATCNRESCGFDFCTKCMCSYHSSSDCVSSKPVKHNSAPGPLPGTKKSKQNLKRL is encoded by the exons ATGAAATCGAACCTTAACCGCTCTTGCAAAATGAAACGTGATTTTGATTGCACATCTCTTCGTGCTGGGTTTGCACCATTGAAATGTGCTGCGGAGAAAGCAAGACTGGAAAAATCCTACCCCTTGAATTATGAGGAATGCTTTTGTAAAAGCTCTGCAGAAGAACATCAGAAAATGCTCCTTAGTGACTCATACCATGCAGCCACCAGAAATCTAGATATTGAAGATGGAGAAAGACCCATACAtaacaaagaaaacaaccaaGTAATCCAGAGACTTGATGAAGGTATCTGTGAAATGGAGGCAATGGAAAGCAGTAAACTTCATGAGGACAGTGGTTATTCCTCTATGTTAAGTACTCACTATGCTGATGTAATAGAACATGAGGATAGTTTACCTTTGGCTGGGAATCTCTGTGGTACACCAAAGCATTGTCTCATGAAGAACCAAAACCAAGAACAGTTTTCAAAGAAGACCCTGTTGCCAGTAATCCATTATGAAGAAGTTATTTGCTCAACTTTGAAAAAAAGTGGTAAAAGAAATCTCAAGTCTTGGACTGCTGTAGACAGAATTGTTTCTAGGGGAAAATTTGAGCTTTGTAACTTAATTGGAAAGAAAATGGGGCTGGATAGAATAGACATTCTTGCTGAACTCTTCCAAAAGAACCTGAAGCATATATTAGCAAACATTTTAAGGCATCTCAGCGAGATGGATTTAGTAAA TTTTGCCAAAGTCAGCACAACATGGCAGAAGATTCTACAAGAAGATAAATGGATTTTCCAAATGTATAGCAGAGCTGTGAAAAACCTTTCT aATGTCACTAAGGCACCAGAACATGCTGCAACAAGAGAGTACGTTCTCTACAGAGTGTCTTTAGCTTCCATTCAGAAAGCAACCCCACCAAAATACTTGAACAAAAAAAGCACCAGATCCAAAGCATCTAGGAATCACAGCAGGCTCACAGAGTTTTCTGAG GCTGCCAGGAACTTGAAAAACACTGAAAGCCTTAAAGCCTGCCATCGCTGTGGCTCACCTGCCAAGTATGACTCCTACCTCCAAAGAGCAACATGCAATCGTGAAAGTTGTGGCTTTGACTTTTGCACTAAGTGCATGTGCAGCTACCACAGCTCCAGTGACTGTGTGAGCAGCAAACCAGTGAAACACAACTCTGCACCAGGGCCACTTCCTGGGActaagaaaagcaaacagaatcTAAAGAGATTGTGA
- the MTRF1L gene encoding peptide chain release factor 1-like, mitochondrial isoform X2 yields MEVTAGVGGQEAMLFTSEIFDMYQRYAAYKKWKFEVLEYFPSELGGLRRAVASIAGVEAYKYMKFEGGVHRVQRVPKTEKQGRIHTSTMTVAILPQPTEMRLQISPKDLRIETKRASGAGGQHVNTTDSAVRIVHIPTGIVSECQQERSQIRNKEKAMQMLCAKLYNAKLEEETKKRNYARKIQIGTKGRSEKIRTYNFPQDRITDHRISRSVYHVESFMLGEEMLDEMIQTLREYADYESLMEIISENEKNDSS; encoded by the exons ATGGAAGTAACTGCTGGAGTTGGAGGGCAGGAAGCCATGCTGTTCACCTCGGAGATATTTGATATGTATCAACGATATGCTGCTTATAAAAAGTGGAAATTTGAAGTATTAGAATACTTTCCCAGTGAACTAG GTGGCCTAAGACGTGCAGTAGCCAGTATAGCAGGTGTTGAGGCTTACAAATACATGAAGTTTGAAGGAGGAGTGCATCGTGTTCAGCGGGTaccaaagacagaaaaacaaggacGCATTCACACCAGCACAATGACTGTTGCAATCTTACCCCAACCCACTGAG ATGAGGCTGCAAATCAGTCCAAAAGATCTACGCATTGAAACAAAGCGAGCTAGTGGAGCTGGAGGCCAGCATGTCAATACAACAGATAGTGCTGTACGGATAGTTCACATTCCAACAG GGATTGTGTCTGAATGTCAGCAAGAAAGATCCCAAATTAGAAACAAAGAGAAGGCTATGCAAATGCTGTGTGCTAAACTATACAATGCCAAATTAGAAGAAGAAACCAAAAAGAGAAACTATGCTCGAAAGATTCAA ATTGGGACTAAAGGAAGATCAGAGAAGATCAGAACATACAACTTTCCACAGGACCGGATTACAGACCACAGAATAAGCAGATCAGTGTATCATGTTGAGTCTTTCATGCTAGGGGAAGAAATGCTAGATGAAATGATACAAACTCTGAGAGAATATGCTGATTATGAGTCTCtaatggaaattatttcagaaaatgaaaaaaatgattCCTCCTGA
- the MTRF1L gene encoding peptide chain release factor 1-like, mitochondrial isoform X1, translated as MRVLSRALRAAQGYRAAALLPRSIRAAPLGWPLPARRGLGARPGLEELFAAPSLRRLLEARARGEGGEAAGLAARVRRLRDKERELRDTRELARDENEDFRKLAETEIASCEEEIAELKQQIVLLLIPSEEADESDLVMEVTAGVGGQEAMLFTSEIFDMYQRYAAYKKWKFEVLEYFPSELGGLRRAVASIAGVEAYKYMKFEGGVHRVQRVPKTEKQGRIHTSTMTVAILPQPTEMRLQISPKDLRIETKRASGAGGQHVNTTDSAVRIVHIPTGIVSECQQERSQIRNKEKAMQMLCAKLYNAKLEEETKKRNYARKIQIGTKGRSEKIRTYNFPQDRITDHRISRSVYHVESFMLGEEMLDEMIQTLREYADYESLMEIISENEKNDSS; from the exons ATGCGGGTGCTCTCGCGGGCCCTCCGCGCGGCGCAAGGCTACCGAGCCGCCGCGCTGCTCCCTCGGAGCATCCGGGCAGCGCCGCTGGGATGGccgctcccggcgcggcgcgggctgggcgcgcggcccggcctGGAGGAGCTGTTCGCCGCGCCCTCCCTGCGCCGGCTGCTGGAGGCGCGCGCGCGGGGCgagggcggggaggcggcggggctGGCGGCGCGCGTGCGGCGGCTGCGCGACAAGGAGCGGGAGCTGCGCGACACGCGGGAGCTGGCGCGAG ATGAGAATGAAGATTTCCGGAAGcttgcagaaacagaaattgcttCGTGTGAAGAAGAGATAGCTGAACTGAAACAACAG ATAGTGTTGCTTTTGATTCCTTCAGAAGAAGCAGATGAGAGTGATCTTGTCATGGAAGTAACTGCTGGAGTTGGAGGGCAGGAAGCCATGCTGTTCACCTCGGAGATATTTGATATGTATCAACGATATGCTGCTTATAAAAAGTGGAAATTTGAAGTATTAGAATACTTTCCCAGTGAACTAG GTGGCCTAAGACGTGCAGTAGCCAGTATAGCAGGTGTTGAGGCTTACAAATACATGAAGTTTGAAGGAGGAGTGCATCGTGTTCAGCGGGTaccaaagacagaaaaacaaggacGCATTCACACCAGCACAATGACTGTTGCAATCTTACCCCAACCCACTGAG ATGAGGCTGCAAATCAGTCCAAAAGATCTACGCATTGAAACAAAGCGAGCTAGTGGAGCTGGAGGCCAGCATGTCAATACAACAGATAGTGCTGTACGGATAGTTCACATTCCAACAG GGATTGTGTCTGAATGTCAGCAAGAAAGATCCCAAATTAGAAACAAAGAGAAGGCTATGCAAATGCTGTGTGCTAAACTATACAATGCCAAATTAGAAGAAGAAACCAAAAAGAGAAACTATGCTCGAAAGATTCAA ATTGGGACTAAAGGAAGATCAGAGAAGATCAGAACATACAACTTTCCACAGGACCGGATTACAGACCACAGAATAAGCAGATCAGTGTATCATGTTGAGTCTTTCATGCTAGGGGAAGAAATGCTAGATGAAATGATACAAACTCTGAGAGAATATGCTGATTATGAGTCTCtaatggaaattatttcagaaaatgaaaaaaatgattCCTCCTGA